The following are encoded together in the Pleurocapsa sp. FMAR1 genome:
- a CDS encoding DNA polymerase III subunit alpha, translating to MSFVGLHIHSDYSLLDGASQIPQLIDRALELDMPAIALTDHGVMYGAIELIKVCRHKGIKPIIGNEMYVINGDIEVNITEKKKRHRKYHQVVLAKNTQGYKNLVKLTTISHLKGSQGSGIFARPCINKELLEKYHEGLIVTSACLGGEVPQAILKGDLVHAEKVAKWYQDLFGDDYYLEIQDHGSPEDRMVNVAIVNIARKLGIQIIATNDSHFISCYDVEAHDALLCILTQKRITDDKRLRYSGTEYLKSAEEMRLLFRDHLEDDVIEEAIATTVEVADKVQPYNILGEPRIPDYPVPAGHTADSYLEEVTRQGLLERLKCRNHHEVPAEYMQRLEVELKVMQSKGFSTYFLVVWDYIKYARDNDIPVGPGRGSAAGSLVAYCLKITNIDPIHHGLLFERFLNPERKSMPDVDTDFCPDRRSDMIKYVTEKYGEANVAQIITFNRMTSKAVLKDVGRVLGIDFGEQNRIAKMIPVVRGKPTKLKVMISAGTPEPAFKQAYENENVPIYDDNKEEIGSVAVRNWVDMAIRIEGTNKTFGVHAAGVVISSQPLDEIVPLQKNNDGSVITQYYMEDVEAMGLLKMDFLGLKNLTTIQRAASLVQKTQGVTLDLDQIPLDERKALEIIAKGTHKKLPDDIQKTHKLFRAGNLEGIFQLESDGMKQITKDLKPSGIEDLSSISALYRPGPLDAGLIPIFINRKHGKEQVSYQHPLLESILKETYGVIVYQEQIMKIAQELAGYSLGEADLLRRCMGKKKLAEMEKHREKFIDGSAKNGVRKEVANELFDQMVLFAEYCLSYDTEIHTVEYGALPIGKIVESKIECSVYTVDKNGLVYTQPVAQWHDRGIQEVFEYTLDNGLSIRATKDHKFMTIEGQMLPIDQVFQRGLELKEIDSLKYKLQPLAMKHFG from the coding sequence ATGTCTTTTGTTGGCTTACATATTCATAGCGACTATAGCTTGCTAGATGGTGCATCTCAGATTCCTCAGCTAATCGATCGCGCTTTAGAATTAGATATGCCAGCGATCGCCCTAACGGATCATGGGGTAATGTATGGGGCGATAGAACTGATCAAAGTCTGTCGCCACAAAGGCATCAAGCCAATAATTGGCAATGAGATGTATGTAATCAATGGTGATATAGAAGTCAACATTACCGAAAAGAAAAAACGCCATCGCAAATATCATCAGGTGGTGTTGGCAAAAAACACCCAGGGATATAAAAACTTAGTTAAGCTAACCACTATTTCCCATCTCAAAGGCTCTCAGGGGAGCGGTATTTTTGCCCGTCCCTGTATTAATAAAGAACTATTAGAGAAATATCACGAAGGCTTAATTGTTACTAGTGCTTGCTTAGGGGGAGAAGTTCCCCAGGCAATTTTAAAAGGCGATCTTGTCCATGCAGAAAAGGTAGCTAAATGGTATCAGGATTTATTTGGCGATGATTATTACCTAGAGATACAGGATCATGGTTCACCAGAAGATCGGATGGTGAATGTGGCAATTGTCAATATTGCTCGTAAATTGGGCATTCAAATCATTGCTACGAATGATTCTCATTTTATTTCCTGCTATGACGTAGAGGCACACGATGCCCTATTGTGTATTCTGACCCAAAAGCGCATTACCGATGACAAACGACTGCGCTATAGCGGTACGGAGTATCTTAAGTCTGCCGAGGAAATGAGGCTGCTGTTTCGCGATCATTTAGAAGATGATGTGATTGAAGAAGCGATCGCAACTACCGTAGAGGTAGCCGATAAAGTCCAACCTTACAACATTTTAGGCGAACCCCGTATTCCCGATTATCCCGTTCCCGCAGGACATACAGCTGATAGCTATTTAGAAGAAGTTACTCGTCAGGGTTTATTGGAAAGGCTCAAGTGTCGCAACCATCATGAAGTTCCTGCTGAATATATGCAAAGGCTTGAGGTAGAACTTAAGGTCATGCAGTCAAAAGGCTTTTCTACTTACTTTCTGGTAGTTTGGGACTATATTAAATACGCTAGAGATAATGATATTCCCGTTGGACCAGGAAGGGGTAGTGCTGCGGGGTCATTAGTGGCATATTGCCTCAAAATTACTAATATCGACCCAATTCATCACGGTTTACTGTTTGAGCGTTTTCTCAATCCCGAACGGAAGTCTATGCCTGATGTAGATACAGATTTCTGTCCCGATCGCCGTAGCGATATGATTAAATACGTTACCGAGAAGTATGGTGAGGCAAATGTTGCCCAAATTATCACCTTTAACCGCATGACTTCCAAGGCGGTATTAAAAGATGTTGGCAGGGTATTAGGAATCGACTTTGGCGAACAAAACCGTATTGCTAAGATGATTCCTGTAGTGCGAGGGAAGCCGACTAAGCTTAAGGTAATGATCTCAGCAGGCACTCCCGAACCCGCTTTTAAACAGGCTTATGAAAACGAAAACGTACCCATTTATGACGATAATAAAGAGGAAATCGGTTCGGTTGCAGTTCGTAACTGGGTTGATATGGCAATTCGGATTGAAGGTACAAATAAAACTTTTGGGGTTCATGCTGCGGGAGTAGTTATTTCTTCCCAACCTTTAGATGAAATCGTACCTCTACAAAAAAATAATGATGGCTCAGTAATTACTCAATATTACATGGAAGATGTTGAGGCTATGGGTCTGTTGAAAATGGATTTTTTAGGCTTGAAGAATCTAACTACCATTCAGCGAGCAGCCAGTCTAGTTCAGAAAACCCAGGGTGTTACTTTAGATTTAGATCAAATACCTCTAGATGAACGCAAGGCATTAGAAATCATCGCTAAGGGTACGCATAAAAAGCTGCCTGACGATATTCAAAAGACTCATAAACTCTTCCGCGCTGGCAATTTAGAGGGCATTTTTCAACTCGAATCTGACGGCATGAAACAGATTACCAAAGACTTAAAACCCTCGGGAATTGAAGATCTTTCTTCTATCTCTGCTCTCTATCGTCCAGGACCTCTAGACGCAGGATTAATTCCGATTTTTATTAATCGCAAACATGGCAAAGAACAGGTTAGTTATCAGCATCCTCTATTGGAATCCATCCTCAAAGAAACCTATGGAGTAATTGTCTATCAAGAGCAAATTATGAAAATTGCTCAGGAATTGGCAGGTTATTCTTTAGGTGAAGCTGATTTACTTCGTCGCTGCATGGGTAAAAAAAAGCTAGCAGAAATGGAGAAGCATCGAGAGAAGTTTATTGATGGTTCGGCCAAAAATGGTGTTAGGAAAGAGGTAGCAAACGAACTATTCGATCAGATGGTATTATTTGCCGAGTATTGCCTCAGCTACGACACAGAAATACATACCGTCGAATATGGGGCGTTACCCATTGGCAAAATAGTTGAGTCAAAAATCGAATGTAGCGTTTATACCGTAGATAAGAATGGTTTAGTTTATACTCAGCCTGTAGCG
- a CDS encoding type II toxin-antitoxin system VapC family toxin, whose amino-acid sequence MIILDTNVLSELMKSQPDLSVVSWIKKHKPTNLFITTLTQAEILYGLEILPIGKRRNDLKAAAISMFELDFSGRILPFDPDAAELFATIAAKRRKIGLPISQIDAQIAAIALSHRATLATRNVRDFEECNLNIVNPWE is encoded by the coding sequence ATGATTATTCTCGATACCAACGTTTTATCAGAATTAATGAAATCACAGCCCGATCTCTCTGTTGTTAGCTGGATCAAAAAACATAAACCAACAAACTTATTTATTACTACTTTAACTCAAGCAGAAATTCTCTATGGTTTAGAAATTCTCCCAATAGGTAAACGCCGTAACGATTTAAAAGCAGCAGCTATATCTATGTTCGAGCTAGATTTTTCTGGGCGAATTTTGCCTTTTGATCCTGATGCAGCGGAATTATTTGCAACTATTGCTGCCAAAAGAAGAAAAATTGGACTTCCTATTTCTCAAATTGATGCTCAAATTGCCGCGATTGCACTTTCTCATCGTGCAACTCTGGCAACGCGGAATGTTAGAGATTTTGAGGAATGCAATCTCAATATAGTTAATCCTTGGGAATGA
- a CDS encoding GIY-YIG nuclease family protein: protein MFDGKYFKIGHSKNPKRRVYNLQVGCSEKNLFLGALIRLPNKHYAFILEKELHNILKNHENVHVKGEWYDLLNNEGNQEYDLLSSCFKYCTFRVTDGLYLCIDEVFLKYYDDEKRLLDLIDVCLE, encoded by the coding sequence ATTTTTGATGGAAAATACTTTAAAATTGGTCATTCAAAAAATCCCAAACGAAGAGTGTATAATTTGCAGGTTGGCTGTTCGGAAAAAAATCTTTTTTTAGGTGCATTAATACGTCTTCCCAATAAGCATTACGCATTTATTTTAGAAAAAGAATTACATAATATCTTAAAAAACCATGAAAATGTTCATGTAAAGGGAGAATGGTATGACCTTCTTAATAATGAAGGCAATCAAGAATACGATCTATTATCATCTTGTTTTAAATATTGTACTTTTCGAGTTACAGATGGCCTATATTTATGTATTGATGAAGTATTTTTAAAATATTATGATGATGAAAAAAGATTACTCGATCTTATAGACGTATGCCTTGAATGA